The Pseudooceanicola aestuarii genomic sequence GCCCTTCCTGTTTCAGGACGTGCGCAGCCTGGAGGTCGCGGCGCGGATCTGCATCTTTGTGGTGCTGGTGGCCAGCTATGACCTGCTGATCGGCTATACCGGGATCGTCAGCTTTGCCCATACGATGTTCTTCGGCTTCGGCGCCTATGGGGCCGCCATCGCGTTGAAGGAAATGGGGCCGGGCTGGGGTCCGCTGGCCCTGGGCACTTTGGGCGGGCTGGCCGTTTCGCTGGTGGTGGCGGCGGCCATCGGCCTGCTGTCCCTGCGGGTCAAGGCGATCTTCTTCGCCATGGTCACCCTGGCCGTCGCCTCTGTCGCGCTGGTGCTGGCCTCGCAGCTGTCGCAATTCACCGGGGGGGAGGACGGGATCACCTACCGCACCCCCGACCTGTTCAAGACCGCGACCAAACTGGCGGTGGACGAGGACGGCAAGGTCCTGCGCATCGCTGGCGTGCGCCTGAACGGCAAACTGGCCGCCTATTACTTCGTTTTCGCAAGCTGTCTGGTGCTGTTCGTTCTGATGCTGCGGCTGACCACCGCGCCCATCGGCACGGTATTGAAAGCGATCCGCGAGAACGAATTGCGGGCGGAGGCGATCGGCTACCGCGTGGTGCATTACCGCACCTTCGTCTTCTGCCTTGCGGCGGTCATCGCCTCGCTGGCCGGGTCGGTCTATGCCGTCTGGCTGAAATACGTCGGCCCCGACACGGCGCTGAGCTTTGCCATCATGATCGACATCCTGCTGATGGTGGTGATCGGCGGCATGGGCACGATCTGGGGCGCGGTGATCGGCGCCACCCTGATGGTCCTGGCGCAATATTACCTGCGCGACGTGATGGAGGCGGCCTCCTCCGCGACAGAGGCCCTGCCCCTCCTGCCGGACTTGCTGGACCCGGACCGCTGGCTGTTGTGGCTGGGCATCCTGTTCATCCTGCTGGTCTATTTCTTCCCCAAGGGAATTGCCGGCACGATCATGCAACGCCGCAATCCGAACGGCACGCCGGGCGATCCGCAACCCGACACCGGGCGGGGGACCAGCACATGAGCGCGCCACGCCACGCGTTTGTCACCGCCGCCGGGCACGAGATGCACGTGACCGAATGGGGCGATCCCGCCGCGCGGCCGCTGGTCATGTGGCACGGGCTGGCCCGCACCGGACGCGATTTCGACGAAATCGCGCAGGCGCTGTCGGATCGCTATTTCGTCCTGTGCCCCGACACGATCGGGCGCGGCCTGTCGCAATGGTCCGACGCGCCGGATGTCGAATATTCCGTCACCCATTACGCCCGCACCGCGCTGGCGCTGCTGGACGCCTATGGCATCGCACAGGCGGATTGGATCGGCACGTCGATGGGCGGTTTGATCGGCATGTGGCTGGCCGCTGGTCCCGATGCAGCGCGCCTGGGGCGGATGGTCATCAACGATATCGGGCCAGAACTTCCCGCGGACGCGGTGCAGCGCATCCTGACCTACACCAGCGACCTGCCCGATTTCGCCACATTGGCAGAGGCCGAGCATTGGTTGCGGCAGGTCTACGCCCCCTTTGGCCCGGCGCGGGAGGCCTTCTGGTCGCGCATGGCCCGTACTTCGGTCCGCAGGCGCGCGAACGGGCGCCTGACGCTGCATTTCGATCCCCGGATCACGGTGCAATTCACCGCCTCCCCGCAGGAGCTGGTGACTTGGGACAGGTGGGACCGCATCGCGCTGCCGGTGCTGGTGACACAGGGCGCCACCTCGGACATCCTGCCTGATGAGGTGCTGGATCGGATGCGCGGCACCGGCCCGCGCCCGCAGGTGCAGGTCTTCGACGATTGCGGCCATGCGCCGACGCTGTCGCGGCCCGATGACATCGCCATGGTGCGGCGATTCCTGTCCGCAGCGAGCTAGGCGCGCCACCCCATGGGGAAATCATGCAAAAGGCCGGGCGATGACCCGGCCTTTCGTGCTTGTCGCGCACCGGCGCTCCTCCGGGCGGGCACCGCCTCGGACAAGCGGGCCTATTCCGCCGCCATCGGATGCGGCGGACGATGGGCGGCGGGCGGCGCGGCATGGGGATCGGGCGGTGCGGAAGGCGCGGCCTGGCTGGCCTTGCCCGCAGCACCGGCGGCGATACCCGCGCCGATACCCTGCATCAACGCCCCGACGATGCCGCCGGGCGATCCGGCGTTGGGCGCTTGCGGGCGGGTTGCACCCGCCGCCGGTACCGGCCGCCGGATCGAGGCCACCGCCAGCGCCACCATGCCCAGCCCGAAATAGGCGCAGCCGATGATCAGCGCGGCCAGCATCGCCCCTTGGGTCTGCGCAAGAAAGATCCAGGCTGCGGCCGTCAGGAACCCCAGCCCGACGGACATCAGCAGCGCGGCGCCCACAGAAAACGTGGCCCGCCGCACCGCCTGCCGGATGCTGTAGAAAAACGCCCCGAACATCGTGTTACCGGCGCGACGCGATCAGGCCGATCAGGAACCCCACGCCCGAGGCAATGGCCACGGCGGTGCCGGGGTTGTTGCGCACGGCGGTCTCCGCGTCGGAATAGGCATCACGCACCTGCGCCTCGGTCAGCTTCACCCCGGCCTCGGCATCGGCGCGCAGCTTACGCGCGCGCTCGGTGGCAAAGCTTTTCAGCTCCCCGGTCTGGGCGCGACCGTAATCGCCCAGAACCTGCGTCAGGTTCGCGACCTCGGCTTGCAGCACCTTCAGCTGCGCCTGGATGTCGTCCTGGGACGGGTCAT encodes the following:
- a CDS encoding branched-chain amino acid ABC transporter permease; translated protein: MTGNAIVKTCVLAIAACLLFAPFLFQDVRSLEVAARICIFVVLVASYDLLIGYTGIVSFAHTMFFGFGAYGAAIALKEMGPGWGPLALGTLGGLAVSLVVAAAIGLLSLRVKAIFFAMVTLAVASVALVLASQLSQFTGGEDGITYRTPDLFKTATKLAVDEDGKVLRIAGVRLNGKLAAYYFVFASCLVLFVLMLRLTTAPIGTVLKAIRENELRAEAIGYRVVHYRTFVFCLAAVIASLAGSVYAVWLKYVGPDTALSFAIMIDILLMVVIGGMGTIWGAVIGATLMVLAQYYLRDVMEAASSATEALPLLPDLLDPDRWLLWLGILFILLVYFFPKGIAGTIMQRRNPNGTPGDPQPDTGRGTST
- a CDS encoding alpha/beta fold hydrolase, whose product is MSAPRHAFVTAAGHEMHVTEWGDPAARPLVMWHGLARTGRDFDEIAQALSDRYFVLCPDTIGRGLSQWSDAPDVEYSVTHYARTALALLDAYGIAQADWIGTSMGGLIGMWLAAGPDAARLGRMVINDIGPELPADAVQRILTYTSDLPDFATLAEAEHWLRQVYAPFGPAREAFWSRMARTSVRRRANGRLTLHFDPRITVQFTASPQELVTWDRWDRIALPVLVTQGATSDILPDEVLDRMRGTGPRPQVQVFDDCGHAPTLSRPDDIAMVRRFLSAAS
- a CDS encoding DUF883 family protein, whose product is MAQAQKTASNASAAKAHDPSQDDIQAQLKVLQAEVANLTQVLGDYGRAQTGELKSFATERARKLRADAEAGVKLTEAQVRDAYSDAETAVRNNPGTAVAIASGVGFLIGLIASRR